A stretch of Elephas maximus indicus isolate mEleMax1 chromosome 20, mEleMax1 primary haplotype, whole genome shotgun sequence DNA encodes these proteins:
- the LOC126063714 gene encoding olfactory receptor 5D18-like translates to MNPGCGRNNTMYWMLVRSIYNLLGKMASTLQVTLVPERNRSTATFTLLGFSDCPELQVPLFLVFLAIYSVTVVGNLGMIVIIKINPKLHIPMYFFLSHLSFVDFCSSSIIAPKMLGNLVAEDRSISFLGCVVQFFFFCTFVVTEIFLLAVMAYDRFVAICNPLLYTVAMSQRLCAMLVAGSYTWGVGCSLILTCSALKLSFHGSNTINHFCEFSSLLSLSCSDTSLSLLLLFIFATFNTVSTLLIILTSYVFIVVTILKMSSASGRRKAFSTCASHLTAITILHDTILFLYCVPNSKNSRHMVKIVSVFYTVVIPMLNPLIYSLRNKDVKNTVSKLMDTRVFSH, encoded by the coding sequence TCACGTTAGTGCCAGAGAGAAATAGAAGCACAGCCACGTTCACCCTTTTGGGCTTCTCAGATTGCCCAGAACTGCAGGTTCCCCTTTTCCTGGTATTTCTGGCCATCTACAGTGTCACTGTTGTAGGGAATCTTGGGATGATTGTAATCATCAAAATTAACCCCAAACTTCACatccccatgtactttttcctcagccacctcTCATTTGTGGATTTCTGCTCTTCCTCCATCATTGCTCCCAAAATGCTGGGGAACCTAGTGGCAGAAGACAGAAGCATTTCATTTTTAGGATGTGTAgtacaattctttttcttttgtacctTTGTGGTGACTGAAATCTTTTTATTAGctgtaatggcctatgaccgttttgtggccatttgcaaccctctgctctacacagttGCCATGTCCCAGAGACTCTGTGCTATGCTGGTGGCAGGATCATATACTTGGGGAGTAGGGTGTTCCTTGATACTCACATGCTCTGCTTTGAAATTATCTTTTCATGGTTCCAACACAATCAATCACTTCTGCGAGTTCTCCTcgcttctctccctttcttgctCTGATACTTCTCTCAGCCTGTTGTTGCTTTTCATCTTTGCTACTTTTAATACGGTGAGTACATTACTCATCATTCTCACTTCTTATGTGTTTATTgttgtcaccatcttgaaaatgAGTTCAGCCAGTGGGCGTCGTAAGGCATTCTCTACCTGTGCCTCTCATCTGACTGCCATCACCATCCTCCATGACACCATCCTCTTCCTCTACTGTGTGCCCAACTCCAAAAACTCCAGGCACATGGTCAAAATTGTCTCTGTGTTTTACACAGTggtgatccccatgttgaatcccttgatctacAGTCTCAGGAATAAGGATGTCAAGAATACAGTCAGCAAGTTAATGGACACTAGAGTCTTTTCTCATTGA